The DNA window TATTGGTATGTCTCAAGAGATGCGGAGGAGTCTGAGAAGGGAGTTCAGAGAGGAGACAAGTGGTGGTTGCCTACGATCAAGGTTCCCGCTAACGGCCTCTCAGAAGACTCGCGCCTCTTCTTGCTGAAGCAGAAGGAAGAGGTCATTCAAGTGCTGAAAGCATCCATGGCCATCAATGCTCAGATTTTATCTGATATGAGTGTTCCTGATAGCTACATGGAAACTCTTCCAAAGGTACATTCAAATGATTTAAATGCTCAAACTTGTATCTTGACTTTTCCTTGTCTCTGCTCTTGTAGAATGGAAAATCATGTCTAGGTGATTCAATCTACAAAAGCATAACCGATGAGGTGTTTGATCCTCAACAGTTTCTCTCAACCTTAGACTTATCAGCTGAGAATAAAGTAGTTGATATCAAAAACAGAATTGAGGCATCTATTCTCATATGGAAGAGGAAAATGAATACCAAGGAAGCCAAGCCTTCATGGGGTTTCACTGTCAGTGCAGAGAAGAGAGAGATGTTTGAGGAGAGATTAGAGACAATCTTGCTCCTATTGAAGGATCAGTTTCCTGGTCTTCCACAATCTTCACTTGACATAACAAAAATCCAGTACAACAAAGTAGGAGTACTAAacttcctctttttctttttggtctATTTATGGGTTCATCAAACTTGTTTGGGACTCACTGCGATTTTTTGGTTATGTTGAGGTAGGATGTAGGGCTAGCGATCCTCGAGAGCTATTCGAGAGTGCTGGAGACCTTGGCCAACACCGTGATGTCGCGTATAGATGACGTACTATTTGCTGATGCTGCCGCAACATCGCCAACAAAGAACAACGTCCCGAGCGCAGGAGACGAGCCAGCAGAGAAGATGAGTTATGCTGCAAACACACCAACTTCAGCGACACTTTTGGATTTCATTGGGTGGGGAGTGGAGCCTCCTCCTGAGGCACAAGTGAAATAAGAAATTGTTGTTTTGATGTTTGAGAACAGAAGTGTATTTAGTAGTTCATCTTCATTTGCATGAAAGCTGAAGCAGATGATAACAGACGTTGATTACTTGGAAAAATGGTTTTTATGTACACAAGAATGTAGTAAAAGTGTTTCATATTGTAGATAGGGTGAAGTTCTAGACATAGAGTTGTGTGAGGGAAAACTAGGATACCATAATTTGGGCATCAAAGTCTGGTCTAATTTGAAAAGCTTCCAACATTGTTATAGTTCACTAAGCTGTAGATATGTATGTTAATCTCATATTGGTAGAGTTAGAGAAACTTTACCTTCTCATTTTTCAccataatttttaaaactaaaTCGATTTGTCACAGAACTTGCATTTACAATGTTAAAACTCATGCCACCAGATATTGAAATTGAGAGAAATATTATTGAGGCGGAAACGATACAGCCACTGGTTTCAATTCAAAAGAGAAATTGTTCAAATCAATCTCACATTCTCATCACACTGTCTTCCAAATCACATTATAGCCTTTTATTCAACAGACACTAAAATTCACTGCTCAAAATCGCGCCGTTAACCGACTGTTCTATGCAGCTTTGGTAACAGCAGCATGTATAGCATTTGCAAGATGGGGAATCGTTCTTGAACTCAGACCTGCCATGCTGATTCTCCTGCAAACAGAAAGATCGCGAGAGAAGGACAATGAGTTAACTTTCGTGATTCATTTACCATGGAGCACTCAatagtaaaaatttcatttcagCTATTAAGATTGCGAAAATATGATGACTGCAGTTTCCAGAGTGCAAACTGATGCATGTTAGGCATGTGTCAGAGTTTTCCTTTACGATCAATACCTGAAGGCTAAATCTATGTATTTATGTCGAACAGATAACATCAAATTTGCATTTATTATGTGACACCTTGCTGCGTGCACAATACTAGCTTTTCTTACACATATTACCTCCACCCAGCCCCCGACATCTAGGATTTACCACTTCTCAAGTGTAGATAAAGAATCTAATTTCCTTACCCATCAGACGTCATGTAAATGTGAAACTCCTTTGTCATGAAAGCAACTTGATCACTGTTCAATCCTGTAAATGTGAACATCCCTATCTGTTTGATGATATGGCTCCAGTCACCCGGTGTCCCTGCCATTACAATAAAACATCACTCCCGTTAGCTTAGAAACCACCAATGGACACCATTACAATAAAACACCACTCCCATTAGCTTAGAAACCACAAACGGGATTTAATACAAAAAAGAAGACAAAGTTAAGTTGCATAGAAAAGTATTTTGAGTTTGATTTAAAATTACAACTATCATCAATTTAGAAGAACAATACCATCAACACATTTTGCGCTCTCATctaaaagggaaaataaaaacTGGGTTGACCATGCTCTCAAAGATTGCCGCAAGTGTGTTCACCTTCCATCTAAACTAACATTTTTTGCATGCACACGTTTCTACTTTGCACGTGGGTAAGATTATTTATCTTCTTCAATTTGAAGGCAAACAATCAATACTTTGATATGTACAAGATAAGCCAAGCTATCATATAAAAATGTTTATCATCTTACCTTTGGCTTGCAAAGCCTCAAAAAGCTGATGGCGCATGCTGATAATCCTATCAGCCATGGCTTTCAGCTCAACTGTCCATTCTGTATACATGTCCCTGCACATATATTCATAGGTTTTAGCCTTTAGGATATCAggatttcaactcaattcaactGAAGATATGAGCATCAGCAAAGGACGTGAAGTTATTATTTGATTAGTATATAAAGATAATATAGTGGTTTGGTTAGTATATAAAGATAATATAGTGGTTTTCTTCTAATGGAGTGGATGAACAAGAAAAATACCCATCCTTAAGTATAGCTGCCACAATCGATGCACCGTGAATAGGAGGATTGGAATACATGGGCCTGATGACCAATTTCAATTGGCTTTC is part of the Salvia splendens isolate huo1 chromosome 6, SspV2, whole genome shotgun sequence genome and encodes:
- the LOC121806857 gene encoding rop guanine nucleotide exchange factor 9-like isoform X3; translation: MQAHSSEQDNGESVESMEAEQAEAVSDEKASDKSPSSSSPSNSNGGGIQAEAPSPSKTNQVSESDILKERFAKLLLGEDMSGAGKGVSSALALSNALTNLAASVFGEQSKLEPMSEERKERWRREVAWLVSVTDYVVEFVASEQKGKNGTNMEIMVTQQRKDLLTNIPALRKLDAMLLSTLDNFKNEQEYWYVSRDAEESEKGVQRGDKWWLPTIKVPANGLSEDSRLFLLKQKEEVIQVLKASMAINAQILSDMSVPDSYMETLPKNGKSCLGDSIYKSITDEVFDPQQFLSTLDLSAENKVVDIKNRIEASILIWKRKMNTKEAKPSWGFTVSAEKREMFEERLETILLLLKDQFPGLPQSSLDITKIQYNKVGCRASDPRELFESAGDLGQHRDVAYR
- the LOC121806857 gene encoding rop guanine nucleotide exchange factor 9-like isoform X1 — encoded protein: MQAHSSEQDNGESVESMEAEQAEAVSDEKASDKSPSSSSPSNSNGGGIQAEAPSPSKTNQVSESDILKERFAKLLLGEDMSGAGKGVSSALALSNALTNLAASVFGEQSKLEPMSEERKERWRREVAWLVSVTDYVVEFVASEQKGKNGTNMEIMVTQQRKDLLTNIPALRKLDAMLLSTLDNFKNEQEYWYVSRDAEESEKGVQRGDKWWLPTIKVPANGLSEDSRLFLLKQKEEVIQVLKASMAINAQILSDMSVPDSYMETLPKNGKSCLGDSIYKSITDEVFDPQQFLSTLDLSAENKVVDIKNRIEASILIWKRKMNTKEAKPSWGFTVSAEKREMFEERLETILLLLKDQFPGLPQSSLDITKIQYNKDVGLAILESYSRVLETLANTVMSRIDDVLFADAAATSPTKNNVPSAGDEPAEKMSYAANTPTSATLLDFIGWGVEPPPEAQVK
- the LOC121806857 gene encoding rop guanine nucleotide exchange factor 9-like isoform X2, which produces MQAHSSEQDNGESVESMEAEQAEAVSDEKASDKSPSSSSPSNSNGGGIQAEAPSPSKTNQVSESDILKERFAKLLLGEDMSGAGKGVSSALALSNALTNLAASVFGEQSKLEPMSEERKERWRREVAWLVSVTDYVVEFVASEQKGKNGTNMEIMVTQQRKDLLTNIPALRKLDAMLLSTLDNFKNEQEYWYVSRDAEESEKGVQRGDKWWLPTIKVPANGLSEDSRLFLLKQKEEVIQVLKASMAINAQILSDMSVPDSYMETLPKFLSTLDLSAENKVVDIKNRIEASILIWKRKMNTKEAKPSWGFTVSAEKREMFEERLETILLLLKDQFPGLPQSSLDITKIQYNKDVGLAILESYSRVLETLANTVMSRIDDVLFADAAATSPTKNNVPSAGDEPAEKMSYAANTPTSATLLDFIGWGVEPPPEAQVK